The genomic window GAGGAGCCCGACTACCTGTAAGTGTGGCCTCTTGGGCCTCTGCCTCACTTCGTGCCTCACTTTGGGGAattggaggagctgctgccaaatGTTGGCGTTTTGCTACGAACTGAGTGGATCTGGGTTGCAGTTGGGCTTTAAAATAGTCTCAAGTTCACAGAAACACTTTGCTCTGTTCTGTTTGGTCCTTGGCAagtgctgctgagccccagcagctgCATGGCAGAAGCTGTTGCTCTGACAcaacaccttgagtgttgtgttcagttctgggcccctcagttcaggaaagagattgaggggctggagcggggccagagaagagcaacgaggctggagaagggactggaggtggcactgagtgtcctcttaaacacctccagggacagagaatccaccatgtcttgatccaaccccactgtgatcaccagcccagggcacagagtgccagagtgatcacagtggggttggatcaagggttggatttcatgatctcagaggtctcttccaacccaactgagaagagcaacgaggctggagaagggactggagcacaagtgctgtggggagaggctgagggagctgggggtgttcagcctggagaagaggaggctcagaggtgacctcagcactgtctggaactgcctgaagggaagttgtggccaggtgggggttggtctcttctcccaggcactcagcaataggacaagggggcacgatgggctcaagctctgccaggggaaattgaagttggagatgagaaaaaacttctttgcagagagagtgctcagggattggaatgggctgcccagagagggggtggattccccatccctggaggtttttcagctgagcttggccgtggcactgagtgccatgatctggtaaagggactggagttggaccaagggttggacttgatgatctcggaggtcttttccaacccaattgattctatgattctgtgacttctgGTTTGGAAGAAATGTCAAACCCTGAAGCTGTTCAAGCTGCTGGTCTTTGCCAGACACATTCTGTAAATGGAGATAGGaaagcttggagaagagaaggctccagggagaccttggagacccttccagtgcctaaaggggctccaggagagctggagagggactgacaCAAGGGCATGGAGAGACAGGACGAGGGAGAATTGCCTTCAGCTGAAAGAAGGTGGTGGGTGTAGATGAGATATTAGAAATCCttctctgggagggtgggcaggccctggcacaagtgCCCAGAtcagctgtgggtgccccatccctgggggtacccaaggccagcttggagcaacctggtctagtggaagctgtgctggatggtctttaagatcccttccaacccaacccagtctgggattctataAAAACTTAAACATGATCTGATGTGCAGGAAGGTTAATGACAAGGGCTTTCAGCTGATCTAAATTTGGTGGCAACCAAGAAGTTATTTCAGCCTTTGCTTTGTCTTGAATTTACTATTTACTTAAGTAACATTTTAAATCTAATGTGTTCAGAAACTTAGTTTAATTTCAGGTACTAGGTTTACTTTTATATTGTTACATGTGAaaactttttctgctttttaagtaACTACTTCAAAATTAATGATATGAAGTTTTAAAGAGGATGGGGGTAACTGTTATCAGTGTAACTTCATAACTATATAATTTTTCTCAtcatagaaaaaaatcttgtagtaatgaatttttgcttttctgactTAGTGGCAAAGGAGGAAGCCCTGCCTTTAGCCCTTCCCATCCACTGCTCCCTTTGAggcaaaagcaacagaaatcTTTGCAGGGAGAAGACAGCCCTGGTGAGCCTACCCTGAGTTTGTGTTCCAACTGCCAGTGACCATCAGTGTCAGTAAAAGTGAATGAAAGTACAAGGACATTTATATGAATGATTTAAAATCGAATTAAACTACAGTCACCCAAGTGGTGAGATGTTGAGCCTGAGTAAATTATCTTTGTGTGCATTAAAAGATTGTAAAGAGCTTTGAAGGAACTTATtggattttaaattttgtagCCTTTGACTGTGTCTATCTTTGGTTGCAGCTGCAGCAAATCTGTTTGCTGCTGCCATCTGTTGGGGAAGGAGGAGGTTCTGTTACTGTGTTTGCTGTTAAATAGTGAGAAAGTGCTTATTTAAAGGCCACTTCTAAACTGTTACCAATTGCAACCCCACCCCAGGTCAGCGGCACCGCTCCAACTCCCTGACCCGTGTGGATGGGCAGCCACGAGGGGCAGTTCTGGCCTGGCCAGAGAAGAAACCCAGGTGAGAGAGGCCTTGAGGCATCGCAGTCCTGCTTCAGGGAATGACACTGGGACAGTTCCATTGTGCTCCTGTGGTGTCACTGCCTTTCAACTGGACTGACAGTCACTtaattgtggggttttgttttcatttaatgtACATTTTCAGAGCTGACTGATTTTAGATTTGCAGTTGAAAATACATCAGACATGATTTTCAGGAAGCACTCTTGAAAATGGGGGGATCTGAAGTTGCTCCTTGGTCACTTCATACaggatgcatttttaaaataaagcaaaaatttttGCTGTCTGTATGATGGTTTTTAATTCAACAAATTGTAATTTGTTGTGCTTAAGTGTCAGGAGACTGTTCTTATCTCTTCCAGGCCTCTGTCTCAGCCAACACCATTTGCTCTTCATCATTCTGCCAGCACTGATGTGGACCCTGGGTCTGGTGACAGCATTAGCCTGGCCAGGTCCATCAGCAAGGACAGTCTGGCCTCCAACATTGTCAATGTGACCCCCAAAAACCAGCCCCACCCCCCGTCAGTGAAAGCCAACGGGAAGAGCTTGCTGAACAACGTGGAGATGGAGGATGAGGACGAGGAGCTCGTTGCAATTATCAGGTCTGAAGAAAGGCCCCCCCGTGGCGACCCTGAGGTGCAGAGCACACCAGGCAGGGTGCCCAGCATCGTGGCCTCAGCCTGGTCCCCAAAATCCAGCAGTGACACTGGGGACAGCAAACCTGAGAGCTTCTACCTGGAGCCCTTAATGCCTGCGGTGCTGAAACCAGccaaggaaaagcagctcaTCAACAAGGAGGATGAGTGTGGGGAGGGCAAACAAAGGAGTTTTGTGGCAAAGAGGTTGAGTGAAGGACACTTGCCTGTGATCCGCAGGAGAGCGACGAGCAGTCATGGTGAGCATGACCTCAATAGGACTTTTACTCCCATTTCTAGCTCTGATTTCACTCCGGTTGCAGATCCTGGTACTGCAGATCCAGTGGCCCTGGGGGAAGCAGGTTTAGAAGCTTCCAGACCTTTGGCTAGTAGCAGTTTAGATCCTTCCTCTCAGGATGTATCCACTGGAGGATTCTTTCTTCATGCTGCTAAATCTGATGATGAGGTAACGAGTAAAGTCAATCTAAGTTATGTGAAAGGACTCAATTTGCACGTTCAGGACACCACCTGGACTATGGTGAGACAGGACTCCGAGTCGGACCTCTTGGACATGGAGGACGCTGAGCAGGATTTGGTGGTCATAGATGACCATCCCATAGTCACCAAGTACATTGGGGAGGAAGAATCTGCCAAGCTGCAGGAGGACATGAAGGTGAAGGAGCACGAGGACAAGGACGACGCCAGCGGGcgctccagcccctgcctgagCACCATCTCGCAGGTGAGCAGCGTGTCCGTGGCCAGCGGCAGCGTCCGCATGACCAGCTTCGCCGAGCGCAAACTGCAGAGGCTCAACAGCTACGAAACCAagtccagcaccagcagctcacAGAAGACCACCCCAGATGGGTCAGAAAGCTGCCCAGCACCGCTGACCACGTGGAAACAAAAGCGAGAGCAAAGCCCCAGCAGGCAGAACAGAGACAACGTGAACCTTTTGGCTTCTGAGTTGGTGCAGCTCCACATGCAGCTGGAAGAGAAGCGCAGGGCGATAGAAGCTCAGAAGAAGAAGATGGAAGCCTTGTCAGCAAGGCAGAGACTAAAGCTGGGCAAGGCAGCTTTCCTGCATGTTGTGAAAAAAGGGAAGTCTCCTGATGGCCCACAGCCCCTCAAACCAGAACATTTTGCAAAAGAATATTCTCGGCACAACGGGGAAGACTTAGATGAAGTTTCTTTGGGTTCCAAGTCTGAGGAGTTTCttgggaaagaggaggagagagaagaaatgctCAATGATTCTCAAGAGGTGGCAAAAGTTAAAATGCAGGAAAGCCTGGCTTTTGCTGAGCAACACAAACCGAAAGACTCTGCTGCTTTACATGATTTGGAAAAgagtaaaattatttctgtcgCCCTCCTAGAAGACAACGTGACTGAGGTGGACATCAATGAATGTGATCTTTCTATTGAGAAACTGAATGAAACAATCAGTACCCTCCAGCAGGCCATCTTAAAGATTTCCCAGCAACAGGAGCTGCTGATGAAATCTCCAACAGTGCCATCTCCAGGAACCAGAAGTAACTCTCAGGACCAAAAGGTAAAGCCTTCGATTCATTTTGTTGAGCCCTTGTCTCCAACTGGAATGAACAGTCTGCGTAAACCCCCCCGGTTTGGCCAGGGGAGGACTCCTCGGTCAGGAAGACCAGCTGATCTGAAAGTCCCTAAGGACAGACAGCAGAACTCAGCACGTGTTAAAACCCCAACACCGAGTCTAGAAAACTTACCCCATCTAAGACCATTCCCACCCAACAGCTTGGCAAAGACCCCCACGGAGATGGGCCTGGAAGGGAGTCCCGACCTTGGAAATGGCTCTCAAGAGAAGTGTTTCTTTGACACCTACAGACTTCATGATGAGAGCAATCAGAGGGCACTTGTTCTCTCCACCTCCAAAGATGCAAATATTCTGTCTGAAATGAGCAAGGAGGTCAATACCAGCTTCAAGGAAACGGGGCTGAATTCTTCCGATGGCTCGGGCAAGGAGAATGTCCCAGTGGATGAGCCACTGAGGAGCAAGGCCAACCTCATTGAAGTAGACTTGTCTGACTTAAAAGCTCCAGATGAAGGAGAACTTGAGAACCAGGATAGCTCCACGGATCTGATTAGTGAAGGTGATCAGAAGtctggtgtgggttttttcttcaagGTAAATGCATTGCCTTTCTCTCTTTGGTTGCTGT from Pithys albifrons albifrons isolate INPA30051 chromosome 20, PitAlb_v1, whole genome shotgun sequence includes these protein-coding regions:
- the CAMSAP1 gene encoding calmodulin-regulated spectrin-associated protein 1 isoform X2 gives rise to the protein MGVRARSLCCFAGARRGKEPQMVDVDVCAGGDSTRRKMDALTDSAVEIVPLELYDSARAKIAANLQWICAKAYGIDNVPEELKDPFYTDQYEQEHIKPPLIRLLLSSELYCRVCSLILQGDQAAALQGHQPVIHALARKGIYVMDGDDTPVTDADLGSAPIKMSSHMAMIDALMMAYTVEMISIEKVVASVKRFSTFSASKELPYDLEDAMVFWINKVNLKMREITEKEIKLKQQLMESPGHQKVRYRRDHLSSRQLPYFPLLEDLMKDGSDGAALLAVIHYYCPEQMKLEDICLKEVTSIADSLYNIQLLREFSNEYLNKCFYLTLEDMLYAPLVLKPNVMVFIAELFWWFENVKPDFVQPRDIQEIKDAKAVLQQKGARAPVPISNATKRSFLASPASPSPAELQPPAQAAPEACSRYYLHPEEPDYLGKGGSPAFSPSHPLLPLRQKQQKSLQGEDSPGQRHRSNSLTRVDGQPRGAVLAWPEKKPRPLSQPTPFALHHSASTDVDPGSGDSISLARSISKDSLASNIVNVTPKNQPHPPSVKANGKSLLNNVEMEDEDEELVAIIRSEERPPRGDPEVQSTPGRVPSIVASAWSPKSSSDTGDSKPESFYLEPLMPAVLKPAKEKQLINKEDECGEGKQRSFVAKRLSEGHLPVIRRRATSSHGEHDLNRTFTPISSSDFTPVADPGTADPVALGEAGLEASRPLASSSLDPSSQDVSTGGFFLHAAKSDDEVTSKVNLSYVKGLNLHVQDTTWTMVRQDSESDLLDMEDAEQDLVVIDDHPIVTKYIGEEESAKLQEDMKVKEHEDKDDASGRSSPCLSTISQVSSVSVASGSVRMTSFAERKLQRLNSYETKSSTSSSQKTTPDGSESCPAPLTTWKQKREQSPSRQNRDNVNLLASELVQLHMQLEEKRRAIEAQKKKMEALSARQRLKLGKAAFLHVVKKGKSPDGPQPLKPEHFAKEYSRHNGEDLDEVSLGSKSEEFLGKEEEREEMLNDSQEVAKVKMQESLAFAEQHKPKDSAALHDLEKSKIISVALLEDNVTEVDINECDLSIEKLNETISTLQQAILKISQQQELLMKSPTVPSPGTRSNSQDQKVKPSIHFVEPLSPTGMNSLRKPPRFGQGRTPRSGRPADLKVPKDRQQNSARVKTPTPSLENLPHLRPFPPNSLAKTPTEMGLEGSPDLGNGSQEKCFFDTYRLHDESNQRALVLSTSKDANILSEMSKEVNTSFKETGLNSSDGSGKENVPVDEPLRSKANLIEVDLSDLKAPDEGELENQDSSTDLISEGDQKSGVGFFFKDEQKAEDELAKKRAAFLLKQQRKAEEARLRKQQLEAEVEQKRDEARRKAEEDRIRKEEEKARRELIKQEYLRKKQQQILEEQGLGKPKTKPKKPRPKSVHREESYSDSGTKCSSTPDNLSSAQSGSSLSLASAATTEPESVHSGGTPSQRVESMESLPILSRNPSRNTERDWENASTASSIASVAEYTGPKLFKEPSSKSNKPIIHNAISHCCLAGKVNEPHKNSILEELEKCDANHYIILFRDAGCQFRALYCYYPDTEEIYKLTGTGPKSITKKMIDKLYKYSSDRKQFNVIPAKTMSVSVDALTIHNHLWQAKRPAVPKKGQPRK
- the CAMSAP1 gene encoding calmodulin-regulated spectrin-associated protein 1 isoform X3 translates to MVDVDVCAGGDSTRRKMDALTDSAVEIVPLELYDSARAKIAANLQWICAKAYGIDNVPEELKDPFYTDQYEQEHIKPPLIRLLLSSELYCRVCSLILQGDQAAALQGHQPVIHALARKGIYVMDGDDTPVTDADLGSAPIKMSSHMAMIDALMMAYTVEMISIEKVVASVKRFSTFSASKELPYDLEDAMVFWINKVNLKMREITEKEIKLKQQLMESPGHQKSPSKWYWKLVPVRYRRDHLSSRQLPYFPLLEDLMKDGSDGAALLAVIHYYCPEQMKLEDICLKEVTSIADSLYNIQLLREFSNEYLNKCFYLTLEDMLYAPLVLKPNVMVFIAELFWWFENVKPDFVQPRDIQEIKDAKAVLQQKGARAPVPISNATKRSFLASPASPSPAELQPPAQAAPEACSRYYLHPEEPDYLGKGGSPAFSPSHPLLPLRQKQQKSLQGEDSPGQRHRSNSLTRVDGQPRGAVLAWPEKKPRPLSQPTPFALHHSASTDVDPGSGDSISLARSISKDSLASNIVNVTPKNQPHPPSVKANGKSLLNNVEMEDEDEELVAIIRSEERPPRGDPEVQSTPGRVPSIVASAWSPKSSSDTGDSKPESFYLEPLMPAVLKPAKEKQLINKEDECGEGKQRSFVAKRLSEGHLPVIRRRATSSHGEHDLNRTFTPISSSDFTPVADPGTADPVALGEAGLEASRPLASSSLDPSSQDVSTGGFFLHAAKSDDEVTSKVNLSYVKGLNLHVQDTTWTMVRQDSESDLLDMEDAEQDLVVIDDHPIVTKYIGEEESAKLQEDMKVKEHEDKDDASGRSSPCLSTISQVSSVSVASGSVRMTSFAERKLQRLNSYETKSSTSSSQKTTPDGSESCPAPLTTWKQKREQSPSRQNRDNVNLLASELVQLHMQLEEKRRAIEAQKKKMEALSARQRLKLGKAAFLHVVKKGKSPDGPQPLKPEHFAKEYSRHNGEDLDEVSLGSKSEEFLGKEEEREEMLNDSQEVAKVKMQESLAFAEQHKPKDSAALHDLEKSKIISVALLEDNVTEVDINECDLSIEKLNETISTLQQAILKISQQQELLMKSPTVPSPGTRSNSQDQKVKPSIHFVEPLSPTGMNSLRKPPRFGQGRTPRSGRPADLKVPKDRQQNSARVKTPTPSLENLPHLRPFPPNSLAKTPTEMGLEGSPDLGNGSQEKCFFDTYRLHDESNQRALVLSTSKDANILSEMSKEVNTSFKETGLNSSDGSGKENVPVDEPLRSKANLIEVDLSDLKAPDEGELENQDSSTDLISEGDQKSGVGFFFKDEQKAEDELAKKRAAFLLKQQRKAEEARLRKQQLEAEVEQKRDEARRKAEEDRIRKEEEKARRELIKQEYLRKKQQQILEEQGLGKPKTKPKKPRPKSVHREESYSDSGTKCSSTPDNLSSAQSGSSLSLASAATTEPESVHSGGTPSQRVESMESLPILSRNPSRNTERDWENASTASSIASVAEYTGPKLFKEPSSKSNKPIIHNAISHCCLAGKVNEPHKNSILEELEKCDANHYIILFRDAGCQFRALYCYYPDTEEIYKLTGTGPKSITKKMIDKLYKYSSDRKQFNVIPAKTMSVSVDALTIHNHLWQAKRPAVPKKGQPRK
- the CAMSAP1 gene encoding calmodulin-regulated spectrin-associated protein 1 isoform X1, giving the protein MGVRARSLCCFAGARRGKEPQMVDVDVCAGGDSTRRKMDALTDSAVEIVPLELYDSARAKIAANLQWICAKAYGIDNVPEELKDPFYTDQYEQEHIKPPLIRLLLSSELYCRVCSLILQGDQAAALQGHQPVIHALARKGIYVMDGDDTPVTDADLGSAPIKMSSHMAMIDALMMAYTVEMISIEKVVASVKRFSTFSASKELPYDLEDAMVFWINKVNLKMREITEKEIKLKQQLMESPGHQKSPSKWYWKLVPVRYRRDHLSSRQLPYFPLLEDLMKDGSDGAALLAVIHYYCPEQMKLEDICLKEVTSIADSLYNIQLLREFSNEYLNKCFYLTLEDMLYAPLVLKPNVMVFIAELFWWFENVKPDFVQPRDIQEIKDAKAVLQQKGARAPVPISNATKRSFLASPASPSPAELQPPAQAAPEACSRYYLHPEEPDYLGKGGSPAFSPSHPLLPLRQKQQKSLQGEDSPGQRHRSNSLTRVDGQPRGAVLAWPEKKPRPLSQPTPFALHHSASTDVDPGSGDSISLARSISKDSLASNIVNVTPKNQPHPPSVKANGKSLLNNVEMEDEDEELVAIIRSEERPPRGDPEVQSTPGRVPSIVASAWSPKSSSDTGDSKPESFYLEPLMPAVLKPAKEKQLINKEDECGEGKQRSFVAKRLSEGHLPVIRRRATSSHGEHDLNRTFTPISSSDFTPVADPGTADPVALGEAGLEASRPLASSSLDPSSQDVSTGGFFLHAAKSDDEVTSKVNLSYVKGLNLHVQDTTWTMVRQDSESDLLDMEDAEQDLVVIDDHPIVTKYIGEEESAKLQEDMKVKEHEDKDDASGRSSPCLSTISQVSSVSVASGSVRMTSFAERKLQRLNSYETKSSTSSSQKTTPDGSESCPAPLTTWKQKREQSPSRQNRDNVNLLASELVQLHMQLEEKRRAIEAQKKKMEALSARQRLKLGKAAFLHVVKKGKSPDGPQPLKPEHFAKEYSRHNGEDLDEVSLGSKSEEFLGKEEEREEMLNDSQEVAKVKMQESLAFAEQHKPKDSAALHDLEKSKIISVALLEDNVTEVDINECDLSIEKLNETISTLQQAILKISQQQELLMKSPTVPSPGTRSNSQDQKVKPSIHFVEPLSPTGMNSLRKPPRFGQGRTPRSGRPADLKVPKDRQQNSARVKTPTPSLENLPHLRPFPPNSLAKTPTEMGLEGSPDLGNGSQEKCFFDTYRLHDESNQRALVLSTSKDANILSEMSKEVNTSFKETGLNSSDGSGKENVPVDEPLRSKANLIEVDLSDLKAPDEGELENQDSSTDLISEGDQKSGVGFFFKDEQKAEDELAKKRAAFLLKQQRKAEEARLRKQQLEAEVEQKRDEARRKAEEDRIRKEEEKARRELIKQEYLRKKQQQILEEQGLGKPKTKPKKPRPKSVHREESYSDSGTKCSSTPDNLSSAQSGSSLSLASAATTEPESVHSGGTPSQRVESMESLPILSRNPSRNTERDWENASTASSIASVAEYTGPKLFKEPSSKSNKPIIHNAISHCCLAGKVNEPHKNSILEELEKCDANHYIILFRDAGCQFRALYCYYPDTEEIYKLTGTGPKSITKKMIDKLYKYSSDRKQFNVIPAKTMSVSVDALTIHNHLWQAKRPAVPKKGQPRK